The genomic interval TCTGCACCGGGCTCCCGCCGCAGTGCACAAGCGCAGCACCCTCCTCGGCGACGAAGACGAGCGACGTCGTGTCGCGCGCGGACGACGGGACCGCGCCGGACGTGCCGAGGAAGGCGAAGCGCATCAGGGCTCCCGGCGCAGCGCCTCGGGATCGAAGAGCGCGTCGGGGAGGTCCGTGTTCGCGCGGACCGAGCGCACCGTGATCAGCATCAGGAGCTTGCCGTTCACGAAGAACTCCTGGCGGTACGGGAAGGCGAAGCCGCCGATGAGCGGGCGGTGCTCCGAGTACGTCCGGTCGATCAGCGCGACGCCGGTCGGCAGCGTCTCGCGCGCCACCAGACGGACGACGCCGTACTCGGGGTCGAGCCAGACCGCCGCCACGTCGCGCTCACCGGGCTTCGCGCCGATGACGGTCACCATCCGCCCGCCGGCGCGCTCGGCGTGGCTCACGTCGTCACGCACGCCGAGCGCGCGCCATTCGGCGAGGAGATCGGCGGCGGTGCGCTTCGCGGGCACGAGCAGGTGGACGCGGCTCCCGGCCCGATCGAGCGCGGGCATCTCGTAGAGCCGGCCGTCGGACCGCCGCACCCAGACGCGGTCGCCGATCGTGAGCTGGACCTCGCGCTGACCCTCGACGGTCTGCTCGAGGCGCTGGCGCAGGGGCAGCTTGAATAATACACGCTGCTCGCCCGTCGACTGGGGATGCCGGCCGCCCGGATCGTACAGGGTCAGGTTCTGGACGATGTCGAGGTCGGTGACGTTCACCGGGGCGAGCCGCGCCACGAACGCCTCGACCGCGGCGCGCGCGTCCTGCGCCGCGAGGCGACACGCGCCGGCGACCAGCAGCGCCAGAACCGAAACGAGGACGGCGGCGCGGACCACGTCCATGGTTATAATGGCTCGGTATCATGAACGCAAACCAAAGGAGTGGCTGTGCCTAGCGTAGACACCGGCATTCTCGCGCTCGTCTGGAACTCCGGGCCGATCGCCAAGGTCGTCCTCATCGTCCTGCTGGTCTTCTCGATCGGGAGCTGGGCTCTCATCGTGGAGAAGGCCTGGCAGCTCCGCCGCGTGCGGCTCCAGACGTTCGAGTTCCTCCGGGCCTACCGCGAGGGCCGCCGCCCGTCGGTCATCCAGGGCGCGGCGCGCAAGCTGCGGGAGAGCCCGCTCGCCCAGCTCTACAACGCCGCGTATCAGGAGGTCGCCGGCTTCTCGGAGGCCTCGGAGCGCGGCCTCGACGACGCCGACGACGGGCTCCCCGCCGAGCGGCTGGAGGCGGTGAACCGCGCGCTCCGCCGCGCCACGGCCCACGAGATCGCGCAGCTCGAGCGGTACCTGCCCTTCCTCGCGACGACGGCGAGCGCCACGCCCTTCATCGGCCTGTTCGGCACCGTCTGGGGCGTCATCGCCGCCTTCCACGGCATCGGCCAGCAGGGCTCCGCGAGCCTCGCGGTCGTGGCGCCGGGCATCTCCGAGGCGCTCATCGCGACGG from Candidatus Methylomirabilota bacterium carries:
- a CDS encoding MotA/TolQ/ExbB proton channel family protein, with the translated sequence MPSVDTGILALVWNSGPIAKVVLIVLLVFSIGSWALIVEKAWQLRRVRLQTFEFLRAYREGRRPSVIQGAARKLRESPLAQLYNAAYQEVAGFSEASERGLDDADDGLPAERLEAVNRALRRATAHEIAQLERYLPFLATTASATPFIGLFGTVWGVIAAFHGIGQQGSASLAVVAPGISEALIATAAGLGAAIPAVIGYNYFVNRVKHWATEMDGFTLDLLNLLSRPAPKVAR